Below is a window of Verrucomicrobiia bacterium DNA.
CTGCGCGCGGCTGGCGTTGAAGCCGGTCCATAAGGCGGCGCTTTGGCCACTGTGCTGGAGCAGGCGTAAAGGCCGCACGCGCCTATCCAGCCGCCGGGCTTCGAGGATTTGCTCCCAGGTCCCGTCGGTGCTGGCGTCATCGACCAGGAGCAATTCGATATCGCGCGGTGGCTCGCTGAATGCCGCAAATACTTGGCGCGCCAAAGGCAGCACGTTCAGCCGCTCGTTCCAAAATGGGACGACGACAGAAACCTCCGGCGAAGCGATGCCAGAGCTTCCACTGGGCGAGCCGGGCGCCGAAATGGGCGCGAGCGAAGGCGACGACCCAGCGGTGGGGCCGGGGCCGGATTCCTGCGCTGCTTCATCCATAGCGTCTCGTTTGGTTCTAGGCGGCAGGCAGAACGCTAAACAACGCACTGCCGGGCTGTCACGGGAAATATAGGACGATAAGACTTGGAATTGGTTGGCCGGCCAGGTGGCCTTGTGCTAACGCTGGGCAAAAGCAACTCCACTATGAACCGACGAAATTTCTTCTCTGCGCTGGGAGGCCTTACCAGCTTGGGTGTGGCGTCTTTTGCCCAGGAGGGCCTTGCGGCACAGCCCACGGCTTCCTCTTTCCGCATTCGCCCCTTTGAGTTCGATGAGGTGGCCATCGCCCAATTGCAAAAGCTTCAGACTAATGGCAAAGCGTCTGCCCGCGTGATTGCAAAAAGGTACTTGGCGCGGATTGCGGAGGTGGACCGTCGCGGCCCGGCCCTGAACGCAGTCATTGAGCTTAATCCAGATGTCCTGGCCATCGCTGAATCGCTCGACAAAGAACGCGCCGCCAAGGGCCCTCGCGGCCCGCTCCACGGCGTGCCTGTGCTCATTAAAGATAACATCGCTACACATGACCGGATGACCACCACCGCCGGGTCGCTGGCCCTGTCTGGCTCCATCCCGCCGCGCGATTCGTTTGTGGCGCAGAAACTCCGCGAGGCGGGGGCCGTCATTCTGGGCAAGACGAACCTGAGCGAATGGGCCAACTTCCGCGGCTCACTCTCGACCAGCGGCTGGAGCGGACGCGGCGGGCAAACGCGTAACCCGTATGTTCTGGATCGCAATCCCTCGGGGTCGAGTTCCGGCTCGGCCGTTGCAGTGGCGGCCAATCTCTGCGCTATCGCAGTGGGGACTGAAACCGACGGCTCGATTCTTTCGCCCTCATCCTTTAACGGCATCGTCGGTATCAAGCCGACTCTGGGCCTGATCAGCCGCTCGGGAATTATCCCGATTGCACACAGTCAGGACACCGCCGGGCCGATGGCGCGCTCCGTAACCGATGCAGCGATTCTTTTAGGGGCCCTGGCCGGAACGGACCCGCGCGACCCGGCTACCGCTTCGAGCAGCAGCCAGGCTGATACCGATTACACGCGCCATCTCGGCCCGGACGGCTTGCGCGGCGCGCGCCTGGGTGTCGCCCGCAATTTCTTTGGGTTCCATCCCGGTGTGGATGCCCTGGTCCAATCGGCTTTGGACCTGATGCGGGCTGGAGGCGCCGAACTGATTGACCCAGTGGATTTGGAAAAGCCCTCGGAACTCGAGCGAGCTGAGATCGAAGTGTTGCGCTATGAAATGAAGACCGACATGAATGAGTATCTTGCCCAACTCGGTCCCAACGCCCCGGTGCGAACGCTCCGGGACATCATCGAGTTCAACGAGCGCCATCGTGCCGAGGAGTTGAAGTGGTTTGGCCAGGAAGAGCTGATTAAGTCTCAAGCCAAGGGACCTTTGACAGAGCCGCGTTACATCGAGGCCCTGGCAACCTGCCGCCGCCTGGCGCGGACTGAAGGGATCGACGCCGCCATGGACGAGCATCATCTGGATGCCATTGTTGCCCCTACTTCCGGCCCCGCTCACGTAACGGATTGTGTACTGGGGGATCACGGCTTGGGCGACAGCACCACCCCGGCGGCGGTTGCAGGTTATCCGAGCATCACTGTGCCCGCGGGATTTATTTTTGGACTGCCGGTGGGGCTCTCAATCTTCGGACGGGCATGGAGCGAGCCGAAGCTCTTGCGCATTGCCTATGGTTTCGAACAAGCCTCGAAAGCGCGCCGGCCTCCGAGGTTCCTGGGCACGCTGAAGAACCGCTAATGGGTGAGGTGCATGTTGGGAACGCTAATCTCCACTTATAAAAGGCTAATAGCTGAGTGGCGCTGATTCACTGGTCGGATGGGCGATCAGCTCGGAAAGGATGAAGCGCTTCCACTCGAGGGTGGCTTTGTGGCCGAAATTCAATAAATACCCCACAGGTTGGCGGGCAATGCGCATATAATTGAAAAGTCGGGCTTCGTGTTCGGTGGCCTTATTCGGCGACTGCCTTGTCTCACGGGTGGCTCAAGCGGAAAAACCGGGCGCTGTTAGTCGCCGGCAACTGCGCGCAAATGTCGCCATTCGTGGGGAAAGTTGAAGGGGTAATGATTGCCCAACTGGTGGGTTGAAGAGTCGGAGTGGTTTGAAGGCTATAGCTCACGCCAGTATCCATCCAACACAACAGGACATTAGTGCCGGAGGACGATATCGAGACGGCTGGCGTTTGGGCTGCAATCGACAGAATCTGGCTGCGATACGTGGCGATGTCAGCGGCGTATGTTATATCACCATAAACTGCTGTATTGCCGGGTTGTGAAGGCAGCGTGTCGATGGCGTATATCATTCCGGACAGTTCCCAGCCGGACGGGTTTTTGTAAAACACCCCTCCACCCGAATCACCGGGTGCAGCCTGGGCTTCATCGGAGGTTTGTCCGGGGGTTAGCGGGCTGGTAAAATCCATCATGAACGAGGCATTGTTCCCAATTCCGTCATTCTGCATAGTGACAGGGCCTGTATTAACCCGGTTATTGCCCCAACTTTTGAACTGTATCGCCGACCAATCAAACCCTGAGTAAGCGCCTAGTGAGGTTTGAACCGAGCCGGCTATGAATCCAAAACCGATCATATCGTTGGTGCTCAATGCGGGTGGGGTAGAACTTGCCAGGGCCAAATTCGGAAGGACCGGCAGCGCGCCCAGATGAAACAGCATCATGTCGGCGCCCGAGCCATCGGAGTTGGTCAACTGTTTTGAGGTCCCGTCCCAGGCGACAATTGTGCCATCGAAATCGACGTTCCCGGGGCCAACATGAACCGGGGTAAGAACCCAGCCGTTGCCCAGGTAAATGCCGCCTGATCCATTGACTCGCCCCAGATTTGCCCAAGGCACTCCGTCGGACGGCGCATTTGTATTGCCTGGCGAGTTGGCGTCCACCAGCGCCCGGGCCTCGAATGCTCCACCGCAAAGACCCAGAATCCATAACCCGCAGCCTGCAGCAAACCAACTCCCGCGGAACAGCCGCGACAGAGCATTCCTGCCGGACATCCGGCGGGGTGCAACAGCTTTCCCTGTTCGCCGCGAGCGAATTGTCATTTTGAGTTTAGTGACCGGCCATCTATAGCGGCACTTATCGTAGCAGCCTTCATCCCATTAAGAGCAAGTTTTTTGCCATATCAGCCCCGCAAATATCGCAACAAATCCTCTGTTTCCTGGTTGACCCTTGGGCGGTCCTGACTAAGATTCGCGTTCTGGTTTTAGACATTTTGTGAGTTTTTGACATCTAACATATGGCAGTGAAGGTTGCAATTAACGGGTTTGGCCGCATTGGGCGCCTAGTTTTCCGGGCGATGGTCGAACAGGGTCTGGTTGGCAAAGAAGTCCAGGTGGTTGCCGTTGGCGATATCGTCCCGGCGGACAACCTGGCCTATCTCTTAAAATATGATTCCACCCAGGGTCGTTTCCACGGCACCGTGGGTTCCGAGAAATCCGCTCCTGATAAGGCGGAGGACGACGTTCTGATTGTCAACGGGCAAAAGATGAATGTCGTCAGCGCCAAAGATCCCTCGCAATTGCCATGGAAACAGTTGGGTGTGGATGTGGTCATTGAATCCACCGGTTTGTTCACAGACGTTGAGAAGGCCAAAGGCCACCTGGCTGCCGGGGCCAAGAAGGTGATTATCAGCGCTCCTGCCAAAGGGGATTGCCCGACCCTTGTCATGGGCGTGAACCAGGACAAATACGACCCGAACCAGCACCACGTGGTTTCGAATGCCTCCTGCACCACCAATTGCCTGGCGCCGCTGGTTTATGTGCTGCTCAAGGAAGGCTTCGGAATTGATGAGGGCCTCATGACGACAGTCCATTCCTACACCGCCACCCAAAAGACCGTCGATGGCCCCAGCAAGAAAGACTGGAAAGGCGGGCGCTCCGCCGCGTTGAATTTGATTCCCTCGACCACCGGAGCGGCCAAAGCGGTTGGTTTGGTGTTACCGGAAGTCAAAGGCAAGCTCACCGGCATGGCTTTCCGTGTTCCGACACCGACGGTTTCGGTGGTGGACCTTACGGTTCGCACAACCAAGGACACCAGTTATGCGGAGATCAGCGCCGCCATGAAGAAGGCCAGCCAGACCTATCTCAAGGGCATCCTGGAATATACCGAGGACGAGGTGGTCAGCTCGGATTTCATTCACTCGAAATCCTCGTCGATCTTCGATAAGGGTTCCGGCATCGAATTAAACAAGCGCTTCTTCAAGCTCGTGAGCTGGTACGACAACGAGTGGGGCTATAGCTGCCGCGTTGCCGACCTGCTCAAGTTCATGATCCAAAAAGGCGTTTAAGCTGAGAGTTGGGCCATCGGCCCCGGCTCCTCTCAAGCGCGGGTTGGCCTTGCCGGCCCACAGGATTTCAGCATGGCTATCTCGCGCTGCGGTTGGCCTCTGCGCTGAGGTGCAACGAACGGGCCGTTTTTCAATATGAACATGGTCTCTCTCAAAATCGCCAAAAGCGGAGTACGGTCGCTGGTGGAAGGGGAACTGGAGCGCACGGGCGGCCTGCTGCGCCTCACGCCGAATTGGGTGCCGCGCTCTTTCCTGCAGCCGGGCTTGCGCATCAAGCTTCATCCGGACGATACCTACGCCTATGGCGCCCACCGTGGCGGCATTGATGAACGCTGGTTCGCTTCCACCACCGAAGCGGCAAACGAAGGGCGCGTTCCGGACGAGGGTCTCAGTTATTGTATTGCAGGCAAGCAGCGGTTCACCCTGCGCAGCGCCGTTGCCGAGTGCGGTGGGGCGCTGGTTGGCAAGGCCATCTGGAAGCAATATGGCCGCTGGCCGGTCTATTCGAAGTTCTTCGATAACATGGGCCCCATTCCCCTGCACATGCACCAGAATGCGCGCCAGGCCAAACTGGTCGGGCAGGAAGGCAAACCCGAGTCCTATTTTTTCCCCCCGCAACACAACAACGTTGGCAATAATTTTCCATATACCTTTTTCGGGCTCGAACCCGGTACCACCAAGGCCCAGGTACGGCAGTGTCTCGAGAACTGGAACCGCGGGGACAACGGAATTCTGGATTTGTCGAAGGCCTACCGGCTCAAACCGGGCAGCGGTTGGCTGGTGGGCCCCTGCCTGTTGCACGCGCCCGGCTCATTCTGCACCTATGAACCACAGTGGGGCAGCGACGTCTTTGGGATGTACCAAAGCATGGTCGAAGGCCGCTACGTCCCCTGGGAGCTGCTGGTAAAGGACATGCCAAAAAACAGACACAAAGACCTCGATTTCATCGTGGACCAGCTCGATTGGGAAGGCAACGTGGACCCGAATTTCAAGGAGCATCATTATCTCGAACCCATCGCCGCCGCCGATAGCGCCAGTGAAGGTTACATCGACCGTTGGATTGTGTACGGAAAAATCAAGGGGCAACAACTGTTCACCGCCAAAGAACTTACCGTCGAGCCGGGAGTGACATGCCGCATTACTGACAACGGCGCCTACGGCCTCATTTGCGTCCAGGGCATTGGGAAAATGAATGGCCAGCCCCTCAACAGCCCCAAACTCATCCGGTTCGGCGAACTGACCGAGGATGAGTACTTTTGCGCGGAGGAAGGGGCAAAAACCGGGGTGACGTTTGAAAACAACAGCGAAACCGAGCCTCTGGTGATGCTGAGGTACTTTGGGCCCGCCGTGAATCCGGATGCGCCGGAATTGGGCGGATGACCAAGTCGGAATGAAAACCCGCAGCGCGGGGGCCTTTGCGTTACCCTAGCGCCTGCTGGACATAGGGGTTTTCCCGTCGCTCCTGTTCGAGGGTTGTCGGCGGCCCATGACCGCCGAGCAATCGAGTGGCTGGGGGCAAGGCCATGACACGCCGAATCGACTTTTCCAATTCCGAGTGATCCGAATCCGGCAGGTCCGTGCGCCCGACCGAGCCGCCGATGATAAGGTCGCCGCCCACCAGGAGGCCTTCGGCGGGCAGGTAGTAGGCGACGTGGCCGGGCGAATGGCCGGGGGTGTGAATCACTTGGACACCCAAGGCGCCGATCTTGAGTTGCTGCTCATCGGTGACGTGCCCATCAGCAGCCAGCGGTGGGATGGAAAACGGCAGCCCAAACAGGCGCGTCTGGACCTCGGGATGCTCCGCCTTTGGTTCATCGAGGGCGTGGATGAGGATTTTTGCCTGCGGAAATTTTTCTTTCACCACCGCATGATCGGCGAAGTGGTCGAAATGGCCGTGGGTCAGCCACAGGCCCGCCAGGCGCAAGCCGCGCTGGGCAGCTTCATCCAGCAGCGGTTGGGTTGTGTGGTCCGGCGCGTCAAATAAGACCGCCTCGCGGCTCGAGTTATCTGCAATGAGAAAGCAATTGGTAGCAGCCACACCGCCGGTGTTCATGAGCAGAATCATGCAGCTATTCTATCGCTGGCCGGCCAGGATTGTCAGGCAATCTGTTCAACCGGGACGACCCATTGCGTTCTGGGCCCCCGGGAAAGCGGGGAGACCCCATTAAAACGCCGGCGGGGACTCTGAGGCATCCTCCTCGAACTTGTTTTTTTCTCGATTTTTCCTCGTCTTGAAAGGATCAAAAATCCGTCCGTTCATGACGATGTAAACCCCGGCGGGCAAACTCTGGACCGCGGTGATAGCGGAGCCGATATTGAAGATGGCATCGGTGAGCCGAAAGCGAGCGGGCTGCATTGAGCCGGTCAGAACGATGGTTTTATTCGGGATGCCTGCGAGGATTCGGGCAGTCTGGACCATGGTATCGGTGCCGTGTGTGATGACGATCCGCGAAAGAGGCTCGCCGTGGACTCGTTCCCGAATCAGGAGCCGGTCGGCATCCGTCAGCTCCAAGCTGTCTTTGCGCAGGATGGATTCAATCTCATACTCGAATGCGACATTGGCTTCTTTGAGGACATCCAGGACCTGAGGCGGGCCGACTTGGAACTCACTTGTGGCGTCGAAATAGACTTTGTCAATCGTACCGCCCGTGGTGAAGAACTTGAGTTTCATTGCACAGTTCGCGTAGCTTGATTAGGAAGGCCGAAGCGCCGAGGCAGGCTGGTAGCTGTTAAATGGCCAGCCGTTTGGCCAGCGCATCCCGCACTCGGTTCATTTCTTGCCCGGTTAGCACGCCCAGTTTTCGCTCTAGTTTGACGGTCGAAACGGTCTGAACCTGTTGCAGATGGAATGCGCCGGGTTTCAGAAACGGCTTTGGGATGGAAAGTTCCCAACGGTTTGCCGCGCAATTCGGTTGTGTGGAGGAGCACGGTGACGATATCAAGCTCGTCGTCAGCGGGAGTACCCGTCAGAAGCAAGGCCGGCCGGACTTTGGCCGTCTTCCCGAAATCAATTATCCAGACTTCACCGGGGTTGACGACGGGCATCGTCATCCTCCATGCGGTCGAGCATCATCGCGCTATCCAGCGCAGCCTGGTTGCAGAGTTCAATATCCTGGTTCTGGGCAGCGATTTCGACCAGTCGCTGGCGCACCAACCGCAGCTCAGCTACGCTCAGCTTGGGCAGCTCGTTGATGATTTCTGTTGCGCTCATGATTGAAGTTAATGCGTGTGGACGCGCTTGTCAGGTCCAAATTTCACCCGTCTAACTGCCAAAATGTTTGGGGTTTCTTTGGTTTCCGGCGGCCGAATCTTCATTTTCCAGTGGAAAAGCTGGCTGTCCGGCATGGATTCGAACCATGACAAAGAGCTCCAAAGACTCTTGTGCTACCATTACACCACCGGACAAAGCCGCTCCAAAGTAGCTTTGAGGTTACCAGGGCGCAAAGGAAAAATGGGTTCAAGGGTTCAAGGAAAAAATGGGCGCGAGGTGCGTTGGGTGCGATATTGCGGGGCGGAAACTGATCGGCCTACTTGCCGGCGATCGCAAAGACGTACAGGAGTAAAACGGCAATCACCACTCCCAGGATGACGCAGACGGTAATCACGATTTTGTTGACGCTGTTGTCTTTCTTCGAGAAGCCGGTCCCTTTGGTATCAAATCCGATGCCGCGAGCGGTTTGTTCCAGCTCTGTCAAGCTCACCCCTCTCTGCATGACCATCGTTTGGTCCAGCTTTTTGGGGGCCGCCGACGCATTGTCGGTTTCCAAACGCATTTCGATCTGCCCCAAACGCAGGATTTGCCCAGGTTTGATTGGGCTTTCGGCAACTTTTTCTCCATTGATGAAAGTGCCATTGGTGGAGTTGAGGTCGTGCACGACGATGTCATTGCCGCGCAGGAGCACTTCGCAATGATGACTCGAAACCGAGGGCTCGGCGATTTGAAAGGTGTTGTCCTCCACTCGGCCAATGGTGGTTTTGTCGGCCTTGAGTTCGTGGGTACGGCCCGTCATTCCGGCGCTCAAGAGAACAAGTTTGGGCATAAGTTGCTTCGGTGGCCGCATTATGGGCCGCGTGGCCGGCAAGTCAAATGTAAAGGAATTGCGGCGGAATTAAGGCGGTTTGCGGAGTGGAGAAGAAGGGCAGGAACGGCGTGGTTCTTAGGCCTCGCCCTTTTCGATCAATGCGCGGAAGCGGGCAAAAAGCGGTGTGGAATCGTGGGGCCCTGGGGATGCCTCGGGGTGGTACTGCACACAGAAAATGGGTTTCCGTTTGTGGCGCATGCCCTCGACTGTCTGGTCGTTGAGGTTAATTCGGTCCACCGCAACCTCCGGCGGCAATGTTTTCGGGTCCACGGCAAACCCGTGGTTCTGCGCGGTGATTTCGACCCGGCCCGATTGCATGTCTTTGACGGGTTGATTGGCGCCGCGATGGCCAAATTTTAGTTTAAAAGTCTTGCCGCCAAATGCCTGGCCCAGAATCTGGTGCCCAAGGCAGATGCCGAACATAGGGATGCCCGTCTGCACCAGGTCGCTGACGGCGCGGACTGCATAATCCAGCGCCGCAGGGTCCCCGGGGCCATTCGAGAGGAAAATTCCGGCCGGTTTATGCGTCAGAGCCTCCGCTGCCGGGGTGGTGGCCGGAACGACTTGAACACGCAACCCCTGCTGGCGCAAGCGGCGCAGAATATTGTACTTCATCCCATAGTCATAAGCGACAATCGGAATGTCGGCTGGAGGCAACGGCTCACCCTGGGCCTGCCCCGCCGTGCCCTGGACCAGCTTGAAACTGGCGCTTTGCTCGTCCGGCTCGTCCCAAAGAAATGGATCCTTATGAGTGACCTCCCGGACGTAATCGACCCCCACAAGGCCCGGCCATTCCTTTGCGCGGCGCAGCGCTTCCAAATCGGATATGTCTTCGGTAGAAATAAACCCATTGAGGGCGCCGCGGACGCGGAGCTTTTTCGTCAAGGCCCGCGTATCGACCCCTTGAATGGCCGGAATGCCGTTTTGTTCGAGATACTCGGCCAGGGAGCGGTCCGCGCGCCAATTACTGACAACGGGCGACAATTCACGAATAACAAAACCACCCACGTGCGGGCGCCAGGATTCGGCGTCTTGCTGGTTGACCCCGTAATTGCCAATGAGCGGGTAGGTCATCGTCACAATTTGTCCTTTGTAGGAAGGGTCGGTTAAAATCTCCTGGTAACCGGTCATCGAGGTATTGAAACACACCTCGCCGCAGGCTGAGGCGCGCGCGCCGAAGCCTTCCCCGTGGAAAAGGGACCCATCTTCCAAAGCAAGAATCGCTCTCATTTAAAGCTGGTCGCCAAGCGGGCGGATATTAGGCAACCACCCCGGGCGGTCAAGGGAGAAGGTAGCCGCAATCAGCGCGACTTTACAGAGGAAAGGAACAAAACTCTGGCAAGATCAGCCGAAAGGTGCTGCCACTGCCCGGTTGGCTGGAAACCTCGATGACTCCACCATGAGCATCTGCCACCGCCTTGCAAATTGCCAGGCCCAGGCCAGTGCTGCCCTGAACGCGGGAACGGGATTTATCCACCCGGTAAAAACGCTCGAAAATATGCGGGAGGTCCTCGGCCGGTATGCCTTGTCCGGAATCGGTGACGATCAGGGATGCGGCGCCGTTCTCGGCCTTCGCGCGGACGCGCACCTCGCCGCGCTCCCGATTAAACTGGATGGCATTGGTCAGAAGGTTGGTGGCTACCTGCCCGATTCGATCCGGGTCCCCAACACATTCCACCGCCGGCAGGTCGCAATGTAACTCAATGCCCCGCTCAACTGCCAATGGGCGGACCAACTCGACGCTGTCTCGCGCCACTCGGGAGAGGTCGAACTTCTCGCGCTTGAGCGGTTCCTGACCCGCATCGAGGCGCGCGAGTGCCAGAAGCGACTCAGTTAGCGAGCGCATGCGTTGCGCGGCGCGCTGGCAGGTCTCAAGGGCCTCACGGTACTCGCCTGGGGCGCGCTGTCGGGACAAAACGGTCTGAGTTTTGGAAAGGATGACCGCAACGGGTGTGCGTAGCTCATGGGAGGCATCGGAGGTAAAGCGGGCCTGGTGCGCGAAGGCGGCTTCCAGGCGGCCAAAAGTCGAGTTGAGGATTCCCGCCAGGCGGCCCAGTTCGCTCTCGGTATCGGCAGCGTTGATGCGCTGTGAGAGGTCTCCGGCGGCGATTTTCATGGCGGTGGCGCTGATGTCTTCGATGGGACGAATCGCGCGGGAGGCCACCCACCAGCCGCCGGCCAATCCCAGCACCAGAACGCCTGCCCCGGCAATGATCAGCCAAAAAGCTAACCGATGCATAGCCGCCAGGTCCGGCGCAATTGAACGGCCTACCAGCACGCACTCACCGCCAGGTAAAAAGGAGAACGCCTCCCGGTATTGGCCGCGCGTCCAGGCCGCCGGAGGCACTGGCCCTTTGTGTCGCATGCCCCAAGGCCCCGAATCTTCCGCGGCCTGTGACGCTGCGTCCTTGGCAGAACTAAAGCGCTCCGGAAATACGACGCCGGCCGGTGTTGCCGGTGACCGAGCCAGAACGGAACCGTTTTGCCCCCAAAGCACGTAATAATAGGCGTTGGTTTGGCCAGACTCTATCCCCGCTGTTTGTTGCGCATTTTGCTGAATCGTCTCCTGAATCCGGGCCAGGAACGCATCAAAATCAAATCGACGCAAGACATGTGGCCGCTCTGAGGAGGGCTGTGGCTCGGACTCTGGCGGTGGTCCCGGGGCGCGCTCGAAGTGGCGTTCGAGCGGTGGCGGTGGACGGAACAAGGCCATAAATCTTTGGCCCAGGTCCTGATCAATCCGGCGCAACTGGTTGTCGCGCGCCACATGGTAAGCGGTGAATCCAAATGCCGCCAGCACCAGCACCAGAATCAACCCGTGCCAGGCCTGCACCCTCCACCGGATGGAATGAAAAATCATGGCACTCCAATACAATACCCGTGCCCGCGCCGGGTGGTAATAAACTCGTGGCCAAGTTTCTTGCGGATATTCGATACATGCACATCGAGGAGATTGGAAAGCGTGCTGTCGTTCTCGTCGAAAAGATGCTCGTAGAGCATAGTGCGCGTAACCACTTTGCCCCGGTGCAGGGCCAGGAACTCCACCAGCGAATACTCCCGCGCCGTCAGGATGACCGGCTCGCTTCCGCGCGAGACTGTCCGGGCGACCGTATCGATCCGCACATTGCCGATTTCCAAAACCGGCTCTACTTCATGGGCGGACCGGCGGATGAGCGCCCGCAAGCGCGCCAGCAATTCCGCGACATCGAATGGCTTGACCAGGTAATCGTCGGCGCCGGTATCCAGACCACGCACCCGGTCGCGCACCCCATCGCGCGCCGTGAGCAGCAGAACCGGCGTCTTTTTTGTCTTGCGCAAGCGGCGCAGCAGTTCCCAACCATCGATGCGCGGCAGCATGATATCCAGCACTACGGCGTCATAGTCGTTACTCTCCGCTTTGTATAACCCCTCCTCCCCATCGGGGGCGGCGTCGGCGGCATACCCCTCTTCCCGCAGCGCTTGCAAAAGGCTGCCTAAAAGGTCGGGTTCGTCTTCAACGACCAGGATTCTCATCGCGTCGCTTTCCATTCTAAACGGTCCGAGTCACGCCAGCAATCAATGCAAAATGAACCTTAAGAGAAGATTAAGAAAATATTTTTCGACTTAACGTTCTTTTAAGGTGGCTCTCGATAGAGTGGCCTCATGAAAAATGAATTTGGCTCTCAAAGGGATAAGCGCATGAGGGCGCCGATTGATAGATCAAAAACCTGGCATAACAAATCAAACCAAACCACGGGACTGCAATGCTGCCAGTCTGCGCAGCCCTCACTGAAAGGATAAGCAAATGAAACGAACGGTGTTAATCGCAATTGGCCTGGGTCTTGGCCTGTTGGGCGCCCAGGCCCAGAATCCGCCGGACAATCCCGGCCCGGGTGATGGGCCGCCGGGCTCTCTCCCGCACCACCGGCATCGCCCGCTCCCCCCGCTCTTAGCGGCGCTGGACTCCAATGGCGACGGTGAACTGGACGCGGCTGAAATCGCCAATGCCCCTGCCGCCCTCATGAAGCTGGATAAAAACGGCGATGGAAAAATTACCGCCGACGAACTCCGGCCTCAATTCCCAGGCGGCACAAACAGGTTCCGGTTTGCTCCCCCGCCCGGGTTCAAGCCGCCGGTCCCGCCGCTGCTGGCAACATTGGATACTAATGGTGACGGAGAGTTGGATGCCAACGAAATCGCCAACGCCAGCGCGTCGCTCCTGAAGCTCGACACAAATGGGGACGGAAAGCTGAGCCGTGAAGAATTGCGGCCCAAATGGGCTGGAGGTCCGCCCGGCCCTCGTGGTCCTGGCGGTCCCGATAGCCCTCCTCCAGGCGACCCGCCTCCTGGTGACCCCGGAGCTCCGGATGCCCCAGGCGGCCCATAAACCCGCGCCTCAACCAAAAGCCTCGAGGCTGGCAGGTGCCGAGCATCACCGCCAGCCTCTGGCGCAACCATGAAGCTTCGACTATGAGCTACCCAGCCCCGCAAGTGGATTACCGGCGCGAAATCCGCCGAATCTTGCGCCGCGAAGAGCGCGTCTTTTTCGCATTCATTTTGGGCGGTGTTTTCGCCTGCGCCTTGATCCTTGCCGCGCTGGTTTTGGGACAGTGAAGCGGCTGGTCTTTCTCTCTTTTCATCCTCGTCCCCGATTTTTTAGAGGTTTCGAGAACTAGGCGGGGCTAATGACAGAGTCGAAGCGACGAGCCGCCATTCCTGAGTGTAGGAGACGACGTAAAAAGCCTCTGATCAGCAACCTCCCGGTGAACCAAAGGCGGCCATCTGACAATCTTGATTAGAGACTCCTTACGTCATCTCCTACAAAGGTTTGGAACTGACCTGGAACTGACCTTGTCATTGGTTGAGGACGACGCGACTGAGGGCACTTCAGTTTTTAAAACGCGCCCACGCGCCCTTAAAATTCAATTGACGAATTGGAGGATGGGTTGTAGATCGTTCTATAAATCGTTCACTGCTCATGCGCGGCAGGGTCTATTCTCGGGGAAAGTATAAAGCAGCCAGGCCACAGGCACGGTCCTTGCCGCTGCCTGCATTCACTCTGATCGAGCTGCTGGTTG
It encodes the following:
- a CDS encoding ATP-binding protein, coding for MIFHSIRWRVQAWHGLILVLVLAAFGFTAYHVARDNQLRRIDQDLGQRFMALFRPPPPLERHFERAPGPPPESEPQPSSERPHVLRRFDFDAFLARIQETIQQNAQQTAGIESGQTNAYYYVLWGQNGSVLARSPATPAGVVFPERFSSAKDAASQAAEDSGPWGMRHKGPVPPAAWTRGQYREAFSFLPGGECVLVGRSIAPDLAAMHRLAFWLIIAGAGVLVLGLAGGWWVASRAIRPIEDISATAMKIAAGDLSQRINAADTESELGRLAGILNSTFGRLEAAFAHQARFTSDASHELRTPVAVILSKTQTVLSRQRAPGEYREALETCQRAAQRMRSLTESLLALARLDAGQEPLKREKFDLSRVARDSVELVRPLAVERGIELHCDLPAVECVGDPDRIGQVATNLLTNAIQFNRERGEVRVRAKAENGAASLIVTDSGQGIPAEDLPHIFERFYRVDKSRSRVQGSTGLGLAICKAVADAHGGVIEVSSQPGSGSTFRLILPEFCSFPL
- a CDS encoding response regulator transcription factor, whose translation is MRILVVEDEPDLLGSLLQALREEGYAADAAPDGEEGLYKAESNDYDAVVLDIMLPRIDGWELLRRLRKTKKTPVLLLTARDGVRDRVRGLDTGADDYLVKPFDVAELLARLRALIRRSAHEVEPVLEIGNVRIDTVARTVSRGSEPVILTAREYSLVEFLALHRGKVVTRTMLYEHLFDENDSTLSNLLDVHVSNIRKKLGHEFITTRRGHGYCIGVP